Proteins encoded by one window of Candidatus Nezhaarchaeota archaeon:
- a CDS encoding homoserine kinase, whose amino-acid sequence MIIARAPATSANLGPGFDVIGVALDLAHDEVEVEVRSGSGIDILVEGLEASQIPTNPERNSAGLVAKEIMKKVGVQARLKIRIKKGVPQGVGLGSSAASASATAVAVAKALDLQTTTEELVEIAAMGEVASSGVAHADNVAPSLLGGFVAILSYNPIRVEKLMPPPNLEFVLAIPKSLKKTTEKARAVLPRFIELREHVEAMAAYSMLLLGIIKGDVELIGRAMNSDKIVETARAKMYPGFLKAKKRAIESGALGVTLSGAGPTAIAVVDARSGSSWRVAEAMSSAYEEDGVECSAAVCRPKPIGVEVFEK is encoded by the coding sequence ATGATAATTGCGAGAGCGCCAGCTACGTCAGCTAATTTGGGACCCGGTTTTGACGTCATTGGCGTAGCCTTGGACCTAGCTCACGATGAGGTTGAAGTGGAGGTGAGAAGTGGCAGTGGCATAGACATATTGGTTGAGGGGTTAGAGGCATCACAAATACCCACAAACCCAGAAAGGAATAGTGCGGGTCTTGTTGCAAAGGAGATTATGAAGAAAGTAGGAGTACAAGCGCGCTTAAAGATCAGAATAAAGAAGGGGGTCCCTCAAGGGGTTGGATTAGGCAGTAGCGCTGCAAGTGCTTCAGCAACAGCCGTTGCCGTGGCAAAGGCTCTAGATTTGCAAACCACAACTGAAGAGCTAGTAGAGATAGCAGCCATGGGAGAGGTTGCTTCTTCAGGTGTTGCCCACGCAGATAATGTAGCGCCTTCACTTCTTGGAGGTTTTGTAGCAATCTTGAGCTATAACCCAATAAGGGTTGAAAAGCTTATGCCCCCTCCAAACCTCGAGTTCGTATTAGCCATACCCAAGAGCTTGAAGAAGACGACAGAGAAGGCTAGAGCTGTCCTCCCGAGGTTTATAGAGCTTCGAGAGCACGTGGAGGCAATGGCTGCCTACTCAATGTTATTGCTGGGAATAATTAAGGGTGATGTAGAGCTCATAGGTAGAGCAATGAATTCTGACAAGATAGTGGAGACCGCAAGAGCAAAGATGTACCCTGGATTTCTAAAAGCTAAGAAGAGGGCTATAGAGAGTGGGGCGCTGGGCGTTACGTTAAGTGGCGCTGGCCCTACAGCTATTGCTGTAGTAGATGCTAGAAGTGGAAGTTCATGGAGAGTAGCTGAGGCGATGAGCAGCGCTTATGAGGAGGATGGAGTCGAATGTTCAGCTGCTGTCTGTAGGCCTAAGCCAATAGGTGTTGAGGTGTTTGAGAAATAG
- a CDS encoding DUF2192 domain-containing protein, which translates to MNRAYRLHVDACNEVLSLILAGSITKRMEVIEKLSEAYKKRGIGPIRGWSSKNLYDKEMATVYVVGKQGLGLDFNETHALNEVFSAERSYERTYNKVIEGVRPSEAIQSICGSVDKNNIFRVLRIALTAVVLGFEPEEKLMRLYWTMAEEFKQYERSFFTFMRFYVALRVAEKIALGEIKNRREKEALKLAICVRNNVRRMAPPDELISLILKEVFGVPKHIINRILGVAKS; encoded by the coding sequence ATGAATAGAGCCTATAGGCTTCACGTTGATGCATGTAACGAGGTTCTTAGCCTAATTCTAGCCGGATCCATCACCAAAAGGATGGAGGTTATAGAGAAACTTTCTGAGGCTTATAAGAAGCGAGGCATAGGACCCATAAGAGGATGGTCGTCTAAGAACCTCTACGACAAGGAAATGGCAACGGTCTATGTTGTCGGTAAGCAGGGTTTGGGGCTGGACTTTAATGAAACACATGCATTGAATGAGGTATTCTCAGCTGAGAGAAGTTATGAGAGGACGTATAATAAGGTGATTGAAGGAGTGAGACCCTCAGAGGCTATTCAGTCAATATGTGGCAGCGTGGACAAGAACAACATATTCAGAGTCCTGAGAATCGCATTAACGGCTGTCGTACTGGGGTTTGAGCCTGAAGAAAAGTTAATGAGGCTGTATTGGACCATGGCTGAGGAGTTCAAACAGTACGAGAGGAGTTTCTTTACATTCATGAGGTTCTACGTTGCGTTGAGAGTAGCTGAAAAGATAGCTTTAGGAGAGATTAAGAACAGGAGAGAGAAAGAAGCCTTGAAGCTAGCTATATGTGTCAGGAATAATGTGAGAAGAATGGCGCCACCTGATGAGTTAATATCCTTGATATTAAAGGAGGTTTTTGGCGTACCTAAGCACATCATAAACAGGATTCTGGGGGTGGCTAAGTCATGA
- a CDS encoding YkgJ family cysteine cluster protein: MSGHSYVPWRQVDRWTCIRCGQCCCNYLVPLLTHEALRIYKTFGPLIVQVDGKVALAKRPDGSCPFLSYESGIAKCTIYFERPGVCRLYPFYIKVGSSQGDEDALYVDPSGFKYRVYVDVNCPGAYRGPRIEPILPKVIETWRRFYGWWYSYKRS; encoded by the coding sequence TTGTCTGGGCATAGCTACGTTCCATGGAGACAGGTGGATAGGTGGACTTGTATCAGGTGCGGACAGTGTTGCTGTAATTATTTAGTTCCTCTTCTAACTCATGAGGCTCTTAGAATATACAAAACCTTTGGCCCACTAATAGTCCAGGTTGATGGCAAGGTAGCATTAGCCAAGAGGCCTGATGGCTCCTGTCCCTTCTTAAGCTACGAGAGCGGTATAGCTAAGTGCACCATATACTTCGAAAGACCAGGGGTGTGTAGACTTTATCCATTTTACATTAAGGTTGGATCGTCCCAGGGGGATGAAGATGCTCTCTACGTCGACCCCTCAGGCTTTAAGTATAGGGTTTACGTGGACGTCAATTGTCCAGGTGCCTACAGAGGTCCACGAATAGAACCAATATTACCTAAGGTTATCGAGACGTGGAGGAGATTCTATGGTTGGTGGTACTCTTACAAGAGGTCATAA
- a CDS encoding deoxyuridine 5'-triphosphate nucleotidohydrolase: MAVIPGHEVMRMGMVMNLVSAEGQVQPAGIDLTVAEVFKLKGLGYLGFSDTSRRVPDVERLNFDDDGRLLLERGVYRVRYNEVVRVPEDCIAIGYPRSSLMRMGATIVSAVWDPGYEGRGEGLLIVENPHGIVLERNARVMQLIFIKLSMRPLKTYSGAYQHEGL, encoded by the coding sequence GTGGCTGTCATCCCCGGGCATGAAGTCATGAGGATGGGCATGGTGATGAATCTAGTTAGTGCTGAAGGTCAAGTTCAGCCGGCTGGAATTGATTTGACCGTAGCTGAGGTCTTCAAGCTTAAAGGTCTAGGCTACCTCGGCTTCTCAGACACCTCACGTAGAGTTCCCGATGTAGAGAGGTTGAATTTTGACGATGACGGGAGGTTGCTCCTAGAGAGAGGGGTATATAGAGTAAGGTACAATGAGGTCGTTAGGGTGCCAGAGGACTGTATAGCTATAGGTTATCCCCGTTCTAGCCTAATGAGGATGGGGGCTACGATAGTTAGTGCCGTGTGGGATCCGGGGTATGAAGGTAGAGGTGAGGGGCTTCTTATAGTCGAGAATCCTCACGGCATAGTCCTTGAGCGCAACGCGAGGGTCATGCAGCTCATATTCATAAAGCTCTCAATGAGACCATTGAAGACCTACAGCGGTGCGTATCAGCATGAAGGTTTATGA
- a CDS encoding FAD-dependent oxidoreductase, whose amino-acid sequence MNIVIAGFGWAGYEAAITCKELDPKSKVTVISKEPVPAYCRCGLTNAVVGEVSFEDLMLKPLEQYELMGIRVLLGYEAIDVYEGVVRAREVSGCSEIKVPFDKLIIATGAEPTKPEIDNLDLQGAFHLRTLEDARAIASWARSSRHAVVYGAGFLGLQIADALSRLKLKTTIVEPKDEVMFSIMDSDVSLKLRKLLEAHGINVITSFKSGRLEGPLRVRRLCGEGFEVDCDIVVFATRVQPNVDLAVRAGVRLGETGAISVNERMETNVDNIYAAGDCVEVKELITGRPVKAQVATTAIREARIAAINALGGDERYEGTTLMALSKVLDVEIGVVGLSTPICEKLGLDVVSALVESSAKAKYYPDKVLVKLIAERDGGRIVGAQFLGYASHTRASLISFAIAKGLTVHDLANLELAYYPSITSTWDPLIVASKQLVSMIKR is encoded by the coding sequence GTGAACATCGTGATCGCTGGCTTCGGGTGGGCTGGTTACGAGGCAGCAATAACGTGCAAAGAACTTGACCCTAAGTCCAAGGTCACGGTGATATCCAAAGAGCCTGTCCCGGCCTACTGTAGATGCGGCCTTACAAACGCTGTAGTCGGTGAAGTTAGCTTCGAAGACCTCATGCTAAAACCCTTAGAGCAATACGAGTTGATGGGGATAAGGGTCCTACTGGGCTACGAAGCAATCGATGTGTATGAGGGTGTGGTGAGGGCCAGGGAAGTAAGTGGCTGTAGCGAGATTAAAGTACCGTTCGATAAGCTAATAATAGCGACTGGTGCTGAACCGACAAAGCCGGAAATCGATAACCTGGACCTTCAGGGGGCCTTTCACCTCAGGACTCTAGAGGATGCGCGAGCGATAGCGAGTTGGGCTAGAAGTTCCAGACATGCAGTCGTCTATGGAGCTGGCTTCCTTGGCCTCCAGATTGCAGATGCTCTATCAAGATTAAAGCTTAAGACGACAATAGTCGAGCCAAAGGATGAGGTAATGTTCTCCATTATGGACAGCGATGTGTCATTGAAGTTGAGGAAGCTATTGGAGGCTCACGGCATTAACGTCATTACGAGCTTTAAATCGGGAAGGCTTGAGGGACCGTTGAGGGTGAGGAGGTTATGCGGAGAAGGCTTTGAAGTTGACTGTGACATCGTGGTGTTTGCAACGAGAGTTCAGCCAAATGTCGATCTTGCTGTGAGAGCTGGGGTAAGGCTTGGGGAGACTGGGGCTATAAGCGTTAATGAGAGAATGGAGACCAACGTAGACAATATATACGCAGCTGGAGACTGCGTTGAAGTAAAGGAACTAATTACAGGTCGCCCAGTTAAAGCTCAAGTAGCAACAACGGCCATTAGAGAAGCTCGAATCGCAGCAATAAACGCTCTAGGCGGAGATGAAAGGTATGAGGGCACGACCCTAATGGCACTGAGCAAGGTGCTTGATGTGGAGATAGGGGTTGTCGGGCTTTCAACCCCCATTTGTGAGAAACTTGGTTTGGATGTTGTCTCTGCTCTGGTAGAGTCTAGCGCTAAGGCTAAGTACTACCCTGATAAAGTGCTCGTTAAGCTCATAGCTGAAAGAGATGGTGGGAGGATAGTAGGTGCTCAGTTCCTTGGTTACGCATCGCACACTAGAGCAAGCCTCATATCATTTGCAATAGCAAAGGGGCTCACCGTTCATGACCTAGCCAACTTAGAGCTGGCATACTACCCGTCAATAACGTCGACGTGGGATCCACTAATAGTAGCCTCTAAGCAGCTCGTCAGCATGATTAAACGTTAA
- a CDS encoding acetoin utilization protein AcuC, giving the protein MQGLGIVYDDIYLRYDFGRGHPLNPNRLKLFFNLIKHYGLLDKIRWVRPTMASEDKLKLIHTQDYIEKVKRLSERGYGMLDFGDTPAFKGMFEVSSYIVGGTLNAVDLVMRGECSHAFNPGGGHHHAASDRGAGFCVFNDIAIAAKYLIEKWRVERIMIIDVDVHHGDGTQWSLYSEPKVLKVDFHESGMYLYPGSGFIDEMGEGEGYGLMVNIPLPPRTHDDAYLYAFKEIVPVLAEEFKPNVIIHQCGVDAHFQDPLAHLALTTRTYAEMAELMHDIAHKTAGGKYVMVGGGGYNVETVARAWTIMVSKVIDVELPNELPKEWINEFKSLMGYEPSKTLYDSSKPFISEGTWRSIMADVEQVVKEVKKRFPKFFKS; this is encoded by the coding sequence TTGCAGGGTCTTGGAATCGTGTACGACGACATCTACTTAAGATATGACTTTGGTCGAGGACACCCATTAAATCCAAACCGCCTCAAACTATTCTTCAATTTAATAAAGCATTACGGGCTGCTTGACAAAATTAGGTGGGTAAGACCGACGATGGCTTCTGAAGACAAGCTAAAACTAATTCATACCCAAGACTACATCGAGAAGGTAAAGAGGCTTAGCGAAAGGGGCTATGGCATGCTCGACTTTGGAGACACGCCAGCCTTTAAGGGGATGTTTGAGGTATCTAGCTACATAGTTGGAGGTACACTTAATGCTGTGGACCTAGTGATGAGGGGCGAGTGCTCTCATGCATTTAATCCTGGAGGGGGACATCATCATGCGGCTAGCGATAGAGGTGCAGGCTTCTGCGTATTCAATGATATAGCGATAGCAGCCAAGTATCTAATTGAAAAATGGAGGGTCGAGAGGATAATGATAATAGATGTAGACGTGCATCATGGGGATGGAACTCAATGGAGCCTTTACTCTGAACCCAAGGTGTTAAAGGTAGATTTTCACGAGTCAGGCATGTACCTTTATCCAGGCTCGGGCTTCATAGACGAGATGGGTGAAGGAGAAGGATATGGCCTCATGGTCAACATACCCCTACCGCCCAGGACTCACGATGACGCCTACCTCTATGCCTTTAAGGAAATAGTACCCGTTTTAGCCGAAGAATTTAAGCCCAACGTGATAATTCATCAGTGTGGTGTTGATGCTCACTTTCAAGATCCATTAGCTCACTTAGCCCTCACAACGAGAACCTATGCAGAAATGGCTGAGTTAATGCATGATATAGCCCACAAAACGGCTGGTGGCAAGTACGTGATGGTTGGTGGTGGAGGGTATAATGTCGAGACTGTAGCTAGGGCATGGACAATCATGGTCTCTAAGGTGATTGATGTGGAGCTACCTAATGAACTACCTAAAGAGTGGATCAACGAGTTTAAGAGCCTAATGGGCTATGAGCCCTCTAAAACTCTATACGATAGCTCTAAGCCCTTCATAAGTGAAGGCACTTGGAGGTCAATAATGGCTGACGTCGAGCAAGTAGTGAAGGAGGTTAAAAAGAGGTTCCCTAAATTCTTCAAGAGTTAA
- a CDS encoding Zn-ribbon domain-containing OB-fold protein, translating to MSSASEHPIMRSRTLLLVHDIPIHRTKVFWDGLREGRVYATKCTNCGAVYYPPQPDCSSCLTSEMTWIHLSEGLLETFTKVYLKPQGFLQYEQNYVIAIARTPQNVKVMGWLEGVDVDRLRTGMPVEISAKVMPDNFPVIIFKPKEPR from the coding sequence GTGTCAAGTGCTTCTGAACACCCAATAATGAGGAGCAGGACACTACTATTAGTTCACGATATCCCAATTCATAGGACAAAGGTCTTTTGGGATGGATTAAGGGAAGGGAGGGTGTATGCGACGAAGTGTACCAATTGTGGAGCTGTGTACTATCCACCTCAACCAGACTGCTCTTCATGTTTAACTTCAGAAATGACGTGGATTCATCTTTCTGAAGGATTGCTGGAAACATTCACGAAAGTATACCTAAAACCTCAAGGATTTTTACAATATGAACAGAACTACGTAATAGCTATTGCAAGGACCCCCCAGAACGTAAAGGTCATGGGCTGGCTTGAGGGAGTGGATGTTGATAGACTTAGAACCGGGATGCCGGTAGAGATTTCAGCGAAGGTAATGCCAGATAACTTTCCAGTGATAATCTTTAAACCAAAAGAGCCACGTTAA
- a CDS encoding thiolase domain-containing protein, which produces MVRRVAVIGVGHSKFGRRSDATYCELAFEAVKEALEDAGVTQRDIGLSVIGSVGNRLYDMYPAPAVNEYLGFTHNGPLRVEAACATGAAAIFMAYNAIRSGCVDTAIAIGVEKMTEVDVATSTAIGGRGCYLWEFHMFGTSFTAYYALFATAHMMKYGTTEEQLAKIAVKNHYYAARNPKAHLQREITIEEALKSRVVCWPLKLYDCCPISDGAAAVILASEKRTKEFRIEDPIWVDAIGFGSDVTNHVRREDFTSIKSTRIAAEMAYKMAGVSPEDIEVAEVHDCFTIAEIMAYEDLGFCRKGEGGRMADEGQTWIGGKIPINVDGGLKAKGHPLGATGCSMVYELVRQLRNESGNRQVPLKRYIGLAHNVGMTGQYCYVIILRR; this is translated from the coding sequence ATGGTTAGGCGAGTAGCCGTTATAGGTGTTGGGCACTCAAAGTTTGGAAGGAGATCCGATGCAACGTATTGTGAGTTAGCTTTTGAAGCAGTTAAAGAAGCCCTTGAAGATGCAGGGGTTACTCAGAGAGACATAGGGTTAAGTGTCATTGGCTCTGTTGGTAATAGGCTTTATGACATGTATCCTGCTCCAGCCGTAAATGAGTATTTGGGCTTTACTCACAATGGACCACTTAGAGTTGAAGCTGCTTGTGCTACCGGAGCTGCCGCCATTTTTATGGCATACAACGCTATTCGTTCCGGATGCGTTGATACAGCCATTGCGATAGGCGTTGAGAAGATGACTGAGGTTGATGTGGCGACTTCAACAGCCATCGGCGGGCGAGGTTGCTACCTTTGGGAGTTCCACATGTTCGGTACCAGCTTCACAGCTTACTATGCCTTATTTGCAACAGCTCACATGATGAAGTATGGTACAACGGAGGAGCAGCTAGCTAAGATTGCGGTTAAGAATCACTACTATGCAGCAAGGAATCCGAAAGCTCACCTTCAAAGAGAAATAACAATTGAAGAAGCGTTAAAGTCTCGAGTTGTTTGTTGGCCCCTCAAACTCTATGATTGCTGCCCGATAAGTGATGGTGCAGCCGCAGTCATACTGGCATCAGAAAAAAGGACTAAGGAGTTTAGGATTGAAGACCCCATCTGGGTAGATGCCATAGGTTTTGGATCAGACGTTACAAATCATGTACGTAGGGAGGACTTCACGTCAATAAAGTCCACGAGAATTGCTGCCGAGATGGCATATAAAATGGCGGGGGTTAGCCCAGAAGATATTGAGGTGGCAGAGGTGCATGATTGCTTCACAATAGCCGAGATAATGGCTTACGAAGACTTAGGCTTCTGCAGGAAGGGTGAAGGTGGAAGGATGGCAGATGAGGGCCAAACGTGGATAGGAGGCAAAATCCCAATTAACGTGGATGGAGGGCTGAAAGCTAAAGGTCACCCCCTAGGGGCCACTGGGTGTTCCATGGTATATGAGCTTGTGAGGCAGTTAAGAAATGAGTCGGGTAATAGACAGGTGCCCTTAAAGAGGTACATAGGCTTAGCTCACAATGTTGGAATGACAGGACAATACTGCTACGTCATCATACTTAGGAGGTGA
- the porB gene encoding pyruvate synthase subunit PorB → MEVLEFKRIHDLPRVEYFAPGHRLCQGCPEGIIARLVTKVLGPNLIVATPTGCLEVSTSVYPETAWRVPWIHVAFENAAAVASGVEAAIRALRRKGLKFKDKKIHVVVLAGDGGTADIGLQALSGALERGHDFVYICMDNEAYMNTGIQRSGTTPFKAWTTTTPVGTKWRGKPQPKKDLVAITAAHKIPYVATAIISHPLDFARKIKKAAEIDGPAYIHVLAPCPTGWRFDSSKTVEVARLAVLTGMWILYEIEGEEFRVTVSVPRRRPVEDYLLPQGRFEHLTKEEIIEIQKYVDEQVEKINKMVGRTVIGPVHKASSS, encoded by the coding sequence TTGGAGGTCTTAGAGTTTAAGAGGATACATGATCTGCCTAGGGTTGAGTATTTCGCTCCAGGTCATAGGTTATGTCAAGGATGCCCGGAGGGGATAATAGCTAGGCTCGTAACTAAGGTTCTAGGACCTAACTTAATAGTTGCCACGCCCACAGGCTGTCTTGAGGTGAGTACGTCAGTTTATCCTGAAACTGCATGGAGAGTGCCGTGGATCCATGTAGCGTTTGAAAATGCTGCCGCTGTTGCCAGTGGAGTCGAAGCTGCCATAAGAGCTCTAAGAAGGAAGGGTTTGAAGTTTAAGGATAAGAAGATACATGTTGTTGTGTTAGCAGGTGATGGGGGGACTGCTGACATAGGCTTACAAGCATTAAGTGGTGCGCTAGAGAGAGGTCACGATTTCGTATACATATGCATGGATAATGAGGCCTACATGAACACTGGAATTCAGCGTAGTGGTACTACACCATTTAAAGCTTGGACCACGACAACCCCTGTTGGAACTAAGTGGAGGGGGAAGCCGCAGCCTAAGAAAGACCTGGTAGCCATAACTGCAGCCCATAAAATACCTTATGTTGCTACAGCAATTATTTCGCATCCACTTGACTTTGCTAGAAAGATTAAGAAGGCCGCAGAGATTGATGGACCCGCCTACATACATGTTTTAGCACCATGCCCAACTGGCTGGAGGTTTGATTCCAGTAAGACTGTTGAGGTTGCTAGACTTGCTGTTTTAACTGGGATGTGGATTCTCTACGAGATTGAAGGGGAGGAATTCAGGGTAACTGTGTCAGTGCCGCGGAGAAGACCTGTAGAAGACTACTTGTTACCGCAAGGGAGGTTTGAGCACTTAACGAAGGAGGAGATTATTGAGATTCAAAAGTACGTGGATGAACAGGTGGAAAAAATAAATAAGATGGTGGGTCGTACGGTAATAGGTCCTGTTCACAAAGCATCTTCAAGTTAA
- a CDS encoding ferredoxin oxidoreductase, whose protein sequence is MIRRLALPTNYAVAYAVKSCDVDVIAAYPITPQTAVVEKLSEFVADGELDAEFIAAESEHSALSAVVGASAVGARVFTATSSQGLALMHEVLFIASSMRLPIVMAIANRTLSMPLNIHNDHQDMMASRDCGWVQMYVSSAQEAHDSIIQSYRLAERSDILVPVCVCYDGFVLSHTYEPVIVREKDEVMEYLPRIDRPNILDPDRPITMGIMALPDHTYEFKYQLVDALTKVPKALEEVDKEFEKRFNVSYGLYEEYMMEDAEVLLIAMGAMASTAKVAIDRLRSRGVKVGLFRPRLYRPIPIDSWREAFMKAKVLAVVDRAIGFGGVGGPLFNDIAALFANDRDRPLILNFIAGIGGRDVTVKELIDMINMSFKVIERGYVDKPCIYYGVRGLEV, encoded by the coding sequence TTGATTCGTAGACTTGCATTACCAACTAATTACGCTGTAGCTTATGCTGTTAAGAGCTGTGATGTTGATGTCATAGCAGCTTACCCGATTACACCTCAAACAGCTGTTGTTGAGAAGCTATCTGAGTTTGTTGCTGATGGAGAGTTAGATGCAGAGTTCATTGCTGCAGAAAGTGAACACTCAGCTTTGAGCGCTGTTGTGGGGGCCTCAGCTGTTGGAGCTAGGGTTTTTACAGCAACATCATCTCAAGGGCTTGCATTGATGCATGAGGTCCTATTTATAGCGTCGAGCATGAGGCTGCCAATCGTAATGGCTATTGCCAACAGGACGTTGTCAATGCCACTAAACATTCATAACGATCACCAGGACATGATGGCCTCAAGAGACTGTGGATGGGTACAGATGTACGTCTCCTCAGCTCAAGAAGCCCATGACTCAATAATACAGTCGTATAGGTTAGCTGAAAGAAGCGACATACTTGTTCCGGTATGCGTGTGCTATGATGGCTTCGTCCTAAGCCATACGTATGAGCCAGTGATAGTTAGGGAGAAAGATGAGGTGATGGAGTACTTACCTAGAATTGACAGGCCCAACATACTAGACCCGGATAGGCCCATAACGATGGGGATCATGGCATTGCCCGATCACACTTACGAGTTCAAGTACCAGTTGGTTGATGCCTTGACTAAAGTGCCTAAAGCCCTGGAAGAGGTGGATAAGGAGTTTGAGAAGAGGTTTAATGTTAGCTATGGGCTCTACGAGGAATACATGATGGAAGATGCCGAAGTACTGCTAATAGCAATGGGTGCTATGGCAAGCACAGCTAAGGTTGCAATAGATCGACTTAGAAGCAGAGGTGTGAAGGTTGGGTTGTTTAGACCAAGACTTTATAGACCAATACCTATTGACTCATGGAGGGAGGCCTTTATGAAGGCCAAGGTCCTAGCAGTAGTTGATAGAGCGATAGGATTCGGAGGTGTTGGAGGGCCGCTATTCAACGACATAGCTGCTCTATTTGCTAATGATAGGGATAGACCGTTAATATTGAACTTCATAGCTGGAATAGGTGGCAGGGACGTAACGGTCAAGGAGTTAATTGACATGATAAACATGTCGTTTAAGGTTATTGAAAGAGGGTATGTCGATAAGCCATGTATTTACTATGGAGTTAGAGGTTTGGAGGTGTAG
- the porD gene encoding pyruvate synthase subunit PorD gives MGCVIREPGSSVRNRTASWRVFAPNVDRSKCVKCLLCWVFCPEGAIEIDEDGFTKVNYTYCKGCGICANECPPKAITMVK, from the coding sequence ATGGGCTGTGTTATCAGAGAGCCAGGTTCAAGTGTCAGGAATAGAACAGCTAGTTGGAGGGTCTTCGCACCCAACGTGGATAGAAGCAAGTGTGTTAAATGTCTACTGTGTTGGGTCTTCTGCCCAGAGGGAGCTATAGAGATAGATGAGGATGGCTTCACCAAGGTTAACTATACGTACTGCAAAGGATGCGGGATATGCGCTAATGAGTGCCCCCCGAAGGCGATAACGATGGTTAAGTAG
- a CDS encoding 2-oxoacid:acceptor oxidoreductase family protein — protein sequence MIEVRWHGRGGQGVVTAAELLASAAVIEGKWAQAFPSFGAERRGAPVQAYTRINDKPIFDRSFIYEPDVVVVVDQSLLEADVRGVLQGIKPNGKLIVNTNYSPQVLAKKLKYEGEVATVDATSIAIEVLGRPIVNTAMLGAVIKSIRVVELPSVLKVLEARFKGAIADRNVKALIRAFENTAMEVVKVD from the coding sequence TTGATTGAGGTTCGATGGCATGGTAGAGGAGGGCAAGGTGTTGTTACTGCAGCAGAACTTTTGGCATCAGCAGCAGTCATAGAGGGCAAGTGGGCTCAAGCTTTTCCTAGCTTTGGTGCAGAAAGGCGTGGGGCACCTGTTCAAGCTTACACAAGAATTAATGATAAGCCCATATTCGATAGGTCATTCATATATGAGCCGGACGTAGTTGTAGTAGTGGATCAAAGCTTACTTGAAGCCGACGTTCGTGGTGTACTACAAGGTATCAAGCCCAACGGCAAGCTTATTGTAAATACGAATTATAGTCCACAAGTGCTTGCTAAGAAGTTGAAGTATGAAGGTGAGGTTGCCACTGTTGATGCTACAAGCATAGCTATAGAGGTGCTAGGTAGACCAATAGTCAATACTGCAATGCTAGGCGCCGTTATAAAATCTATTAGAGTTGTTGAGTTGCCCAGCGTGTTAAAAGTGTTAGAGGCAAGATTTAAGGGTGCCATAGCGGATAGAAACGTAAAGGCTCTCATAAGAGCCTTTGAAAACACAGCGATGGAGGTTGTGAAGGTTGATTGA
- the hypA gene encoding hydrogenase maturation nickel metallochaperone HypA, with product MSMHELSIATSIFEVVLEVASRHSAEKVLEIDVDVGELTLLNPDQLILALEILSKGTIVEGAKVHVNVVKARARCNRCGEEWDLKLSSMTPTISHLVAMTCPSCDLKAFFKASCPKCGESDFNFVSGNELIIKSIKIKR from the coding sequence ATGAGTATGCATGAGCTTTCCATCGCAACAAGTATCTTTGAAGTAGTACTTGAAGTTGCTTCTAGGCATTCAGCAGAGAAAGTTTTGGAGATTGATGTTGACGTAGGGGAATTGACTTTGCTAAATCCTGATCAGCTAATTTTAGCTCTTGAGATTTTAAGCAAAGGCACGATCGTTGAAGGGGCCAAGGTCCATGTAAATGTTGTTAAGGCTAGAGCTCGTTGCAATAGATGTGGTGAAGAGTGGGACTTAAAGTTGAGCAGTATGACGCCTACCATAAGTCATTTAGTAGCGATGACTTGCCCTTCATGTGATTTAAAAGCCTTCTTTAAGGCTAGCTGCCCTAAGTGTGGTGAGAGTGACTTCAACTTCGTCTCCGGCAATGAGCTCATAATAAAATCAATTAAAATAAAACGATAG